A genomic region of Balearica regulorum gibbericeps isolate bBalReg1 chromosome 8, bBalReg1.pri, whole genome shotgun sequence contains the following coding sequences:
- the ARHGAP29 gene encoding rho GTPase-activating protein 29 isoform X1, whose product MLRQNGGSNKRGLGLARLSTSNFFTISNSGNWGMGRSTKSSSLSSISSNSDCYDNPVVDPEYIMQLVNDVRKFADVLLYLKEAILSEENQDGLHQVVHERLGELLRVLKAVINKHQILNSVDILSAAGTVIAKVKAVNFKEVNEENKRELFSEIFSSIETLAFTFGNIVSDFLMGDVDNGSSLGLPVSQRSRSFENLSVESGGSLHEKDDIQGHLRAEEVDSMLLRNDSGIESALSYAKAWSKYTKDVVAWVEKKLSLEVECAKNLAKVAETAKAVVGHQDYMPFQSIFINAFQNDIENNQLWQQTAAALQSNKFVQPLLGRKNELDRQRKDIKELWQREQKKMQELEAALRKAKLLYTQRQDEYEKAKSCTARAEEEHLSLSGSFVKDVSKQLEKKRRLEEEALQKAEEANEHYKASMAEIEDKRNDLESFKSDVLTQLRELIYQCDLTLKAATVNLFQLQHAQVVSLPVNCQSLCESAKLYDPGQQYSEFVKSLPKEGVPIESGSFETQSSQVDGVFNKQSTNSVHTSHGNLSQCSGDFSAQTLDDVGSPIYHRSQKIGEKRSSSSTDIQAMRGPPPFRSWSVGNQSGGMCSDSESAGGSSESRSMDSPSASPGDFKRRLPRTPSTGTMSSADDLDEREPPSPSDCGLNDLTSETANSPGPFRNANMSKAAQTHKLRKLRAPSKCRECDSLVVFHGAECEECSLACHKKCLETLAIQCGHKKLHGRLHLFGVEFAQAAKNVPDGIPFIIKKCTSEIESRALNVKGIYRVNGAKSRVEKLCQAFENGKDLVELSELYAHDISNVLKLYLRQLPEPLILFRLYNEFIGLAKESQNVNEELEAKQASPKSKKRQSICIELNRIIIKIKDLLKQLPVPNYNTLQYLIGHLHRVTEQSDENKMSASNLGIIFGPTLIRPRQTDATVSLSSLVDYPYQARVVELLITYYEKIFDVSLKPLLSTSLSEEAAMTVRVALSAEEREPQQQRKSFVAVKEGVLIAPSESRASETAALVLELNNSKNTKEQVDTSVTECVSLPLTGTKPEVSGKSNSLTESSATSILDINISAPKKPGDGVSPASERENDSFVLLGEDSCKINLFPAKPNRQITKVPLRVPRTKPATRPVSLPVDRILPPCVLNERNTRNVGAVSPEKLGRFPTIEEVSEVKARPGVPTCWRLPCYNTQMLRKTWDKQYKQYDITARTAMIVTNVPQENRALESGTADALSSSCSVGNNSANAILLSKPCSVSVRSGRTATEGNGLDANPLAAFRAPRTLQPPPGTFYKPPSNKTKQNEEGSLAKACASTSASSVLHQDNTARSSALPSGDPEQNTTEQKTSSEDINPTDLKPTYQRLRPKRIQELEHREAHFV is encoded by the exons TGGGCGAGTTGCTAcgtgttttaaaagcagtgatAAATAAACATCAGATTCTAAACTCGGTTGATATTCTAAGTGCTGCAGGAACAGTTATTGCAAAAGTGAAAG cgGTGAACTTCAAAGAagttaatgaagaaaacaagagagaactttttagtgaaatattttcttccattgaaACATTGGCATTCACCTTTGGAAACAT TGTTTCAGACTTCCTTATGGGAGATGTAGACAATGGCTCGTCATTGGGACTTCCTGTATCTCAGAGAAGTCGG TCTTTTGAGAATCTTTCTGTGGAGTCTGGGGGTTCACTGCACGAAAAGGATGATATTCAGG gaCATCTTCGAGCAGAGGAGGTTGATAGCATGCTCCTAAGAAATGACAGCGGAATTGAATCGGCTCTGTCCTATGCTAAAGCATGGTCAAAATATACCAAGGATGTAGTCGCATGGGTAGAAAAAAAGCTTAGCTTGG aagtggAGTGTGCTAAAAACTTAGCAAAAGTGGCTGAAACTGCTAAAGCTGTTGTTGGACACCAG GATTATATGCCATTCCAATCGATATTCattaatgcttttcaaaatgataTCGAGAACAATCAACTTTGGCAAcaaacagctgctgctctccagtcTAACAAATTTGTGCAG CCTCTTCTCGGAAGGAAAAATGAGTTGGATAGACAAAGGAAAGATATCAAGGAGCTTTGGCAGcgagaacagaaaaaaatg caagagctggaagctgctctaagaaaagcaaagttgcTATATACACAGCGTCAAGATGAGTATGAAAAGGCAAAATCCTGCACTGCTCGTGCTGAGGAGGAACATCTTAGCTTAAGTGGAAGCTTTGTGAAAGATGTCAGcaagcaactggaaaaaaaacgAAGGCTAGAAGAGGAGGCACTTCAAAAA GCTGAAGAGGCCAATGAACACTATAAAGCAAGCATGGCAGAGAttgaagacaaaagaaatgatTTGGAAAGCTTTAAAAGTGATGTCTTAACACAGCTTCGGGAGCTTATTTACCAGTGTGATCTCACTCTTAAAGCT GCAACAGTTAACCTGTTCCAGCTGCAGCACGCTCAGGTTGTATCTCTTCCCGTTAACTGCCAGTCCCTCTGTGAGAGTGCCAAACTCTATGACCCTGGACAGCAGTATTCAGAATTTGTGAAAAGTTTGCCAAAGGAAGGTGTTCCTATTGAATCAGGTTCTTTTGAAACCCAGAGTTCCCAGGTTGATGG ggTTTTTAATAAGCAGTCAACCAACAGTGTTCATACATCACATGGTAACTTATCTCAGTGTTCAGGAGATTTTTCTGCTCAGACGTTAGATGATGTGGGAAGCCCAATTTATCATCGTTCACAAAAGATTGGAGAGAAGAGATCTTCCAGCAGCACAGATATTCAAG caatgcgAGGGCCGCCACCGTTCAGATCATGGTCAGTTGGCAACCAGAGTGGAGGAATGTGCAGTGATTCTGAAAGTGCAGGGGGAAGCAGCGAGTCACGATCCATGGATTCTCCATCTGCTAGCCCAG GGGATTTTAAAAGACGACTTCCCCGAACACCTTCCACTGGTACAATGTCATCTGCAGATGATCTTGATGAAAGAGAGCCACCATCTCCTTCAGACTGTG GTTTAAATGATCTGACATCTGAAACTGCAAATTCTCCAGGACCTTTTAGAAATGCTAATATGTCCAAAGcagcacaaacacacaaactgCGGAAGCTGAGAGCTCCATCTAAATGCAGAGAATGTGACAGCTTAGTGGTATTTCATGGAGCTGAATGTGAGGAG tGTTCACTCGCATGCCATAAAAAATGCTTAGAGACTTTAGCTATTCAGTGTGGGCACAAAAAACTTCATGGAAGGCTTCACTTGTTTGGAGTAGAATTTGCCCAAGCTGCTAAAAATGTTCCCGATGGTATTCCTTTCATCATCAAAAAGTGTACATCAGAAATTGAAAGCAGAGCACTGAATGTCAAG GGCATCTATCGTGTGAATGGAGCCAAATCAAGAGTTGAAAAACTTTGTcaagcttttgaaaatggaaaggatTTGGTTGAGCTCTCAGAACTCTATGCACATGATATCAGCAATGTTCTCAAGCTGTATCTCCGCCAG CTTCCTGAACCCTTGATTTTGTTTCGGCTTTACAATGAGTTCATTGGACTGGCAAAAGAAAGCCAGAATGTTAATGAGGAACTGGAAGCTAAACAAGCCAGCCCCAAATCAAAGAAAAGACAGTCAATCTGTATTGAACTGAATAGGatcatcattaaaattaaagatcTTCTGAAACAACTGCCTGTACCAAACTACAACACTCTTCAGTACCTTATTGGACACCTTCACAG GGTTACAGAACAgtctgatgaaaataaaatgtcagccAGCAACCTTGGCATAATATTTGGCCCAACCCTGATCAGGCCACGTCAAACAGATGCTACAGTTTCTTTGTCGTCTCTTGTGGATTACCCTTATCAGGCCCGAGTAGTGGAGCTGCTCATAACATACTATGAAAAGATATTCGATGTTTCATTGAAACCACTTCTGAGCACATCTCTATCTGAAGAAGCTGCCATGACAGTCAGAGTTGCTTTATCAGCTGAAGAGAGGgagccacagcagcagaggaagtcaTTTGTTGCTGTAAAGGAA GGTGTTCTGATAGCTCCAAGTGAAAGCAGAGCTTCAGAAACAGCTGCATTGGTTTTGGAATTGAACAATAGCAAGAATACAAAAGAACAAGTAGATACATCTGTAACTG aatGTGTATCATTGCCACTCACTGGAACTAAACCAGAAGTCTCTGGGAAGAGTAATTCTCTGACAGAATCATCAGCTACCAGCATTTTGGATATTAATATTTCTGCTCCAAAAAAGCCAG GTGATGGTGTGAGTCCagcttcagagagagaaaatgattCATTTGTTCTTCTAGGTGaagacagctgtaaaattaACTTATTTCCTGCAAAACCTAACCGTCAGATTACCAAAGTTCCATTGCGGGTTCCAAGGACAAAACCAGCTACTCGCCCTGTGAGCCTGCCTGTAGACCGAATACTTCCTCCATGTGTTttgaatgaaagaaatacaCGAAATGTAGGAGCAGTAAGTCCAGAGAAGCTGGGCAGGTTCCCTACTATTGAAGAAGTTTCAGAGGTGAAGGCACGCCCTGGTGTTCCTACCTGCTGGAGACTTCCTTGTTACAACACCCAGATGCTGCGAAAAACTTGGGACAAGCAATATAAACAGTATGATATCACAGCAAGGACAGCAATGATTGTGACTAATGTGCCTCAGGAGAACCGAGCACTTGAGAGTGGAACTGCAGATGCCTTATCTTCATCATGCAGCGTTGGTAACAATTCAGCTAACGCCATTCTTCTTAGTAAGCCATGTTCTGTTTCTGTCAGGTCAGGAAGGACAGCAACAGAAGGGAATGGTCTTGATGCCAATCCTCTTGCTGCCTTCAGGGCACCAAGAACACTGCAACCACCCCCAGGGACATTTTATAAACCACCctctaacaaaacaaaacaaaatgaagaggGTTCTTTAGCTAAAGCCTGTGCATCAACCAGTGCTAGCTCTGTGCTTCACCAGGATAATACCGCAAGGAGCTCTGCACTTCCATCAGGTGATCCTGAACAAAACACAACTGAACAAAAAACTAGCTCAGAGGATATTAACCCCACAGATCTGAAGCCTACTTACCAGAGACTGAGACCAAAAAGGATCCAAGAACTGGAACACAGGGAAGCTCATTTTGTATAG
- the ARHGAP29 gene encoding rho GTPase-activating protein 29 isoform X2: MLRQNGGSNKRGLGLARLSTSNFFTISNSGNWGMGRSTKSSSLSSISSNSDCYDNPVVDPEYIMQLVNDVRKFADVLLYLKEAILSEENQDGLHQVVHERLGELLRVLKAVINKHQILNSVDILSAAGTVIAKVKAVNFKEVNEENKRELFSEIFSSIETLAFTFGNIVSDFLMGDVDNGSSLGLPVSQRSRSFENLSVESGGSLHEKDDIQGHLRAEEVDSMLLRNDSGIESALSYAKAWSKYTKDVVAWVEKKLSLEVECAKNLAKVAETAKAVVGHQDYMPFQSIFINAFQNDIENNQLWQQTAAALQSNKFVQPLLGRKNELDRQRKDIKELWQREQKKMQELEAALRKAKLLYTQRQDEYEKAKSCTARAEEEHLSLSGSFVKDVSKQLEKKRRLEEEALQKAEEANEHYKASMAEIEDKRNDLESFKSDVLTQLRELIYQCDLTLKAATVNLFQLQHAQVVSLPVNCQSLCESAKLYDPGQQYSEFVKSLPKEGVPIESGSFETQSSQVDGVFNKQSTNSVHTSHGNLSQCSGDFSAQTLDDVGSPIYHRSQKIGEKRSSSSTDIQAMRGPPPFRSWSVGNQSGGMCSDSESAGGSSESRSMDSPSASPGDFKRRLPRTPSTGTMSSADDLDEREPPSPSDCLNDLTSETANSPGPFRNANMSKAAQTHKLRKLRAPSKCRECDSLVVFHGAECEECSLACHKKCLETLAIQCGHKKLHGRLHLFGVEFAQAAKNVPDGIPFIIKKCTSEIESRALNVKGIYRVNGAKSRVEKLCQAFENGKDLVELSELYAHDISNVLKLYLRQLPEPLILFRLYNEFIGLAKESQNVNEELEAKQASPKSKKRQSICIELNRIIIKIKDLLKQLPVPNYNTLQYLIGHLHRVTEQSDENKMSASNLGIIFGPTLIRPRQTDATVSLSSLVDYPYQARVVELLITYYEKIFDVSLKPLLSTSLSEEAAMTVRVALSAEEREPQQQRKSFVAVKEGVLIAPSESRASETAALVLELNNSKNTKEQVDTSVTECVSLPLTGTKPEVSGKSNSLTESSATSILDINISAPKKPGDGVSPASERENDSFVLLGEDSCKINLFPAKPNRQITKVPLRVPRTKPATRPVSLPVDRILPPCVLNERNTRNVGAVSPEKLGRFPTIEEVSEVKARPGVPTCWRLPCYNTQMLRKTWDKQYKQYDITARTAMIVTNVPQENRALESGTADALSSSCSVGNNSANAILLSKPCSVSVRSGRTATEGNGLDANPLAAFRAPRTLQPPPGTFYKPPSNKTKQNEEGSLAKACASTSASSVLHQDNTARSSALPSGDPEQNTTEQKTSSEDINPTDLKPTYQRLRPKRIQELEHREAHFV; the protein is encoded by the exons TGGGCGAGTTGCTAcgtgttttaaaagcagtgatAAATAAACATCAGATTCTAAACTCGGTTGATATTCTAAGTGCTGCAGGAACAGTTATTGCAAAAGTGAAAG cgGTGAACTTCAAAGAagttaatgaagaaaacaagagagaactttttagtgaaatattttcttccattgaaACATTGGCATTCACCTTTGGAAACAT TGTTTCAGACTTCCTTATGGGAGATGTAGACAATGGCTCGTCATTGGGACTTCCTGTATCTCAGAGAAGTCGG TCTTTTGAGAATCTTTCTGTGGAGTCTGGGGGTTCACTGCACGAAAAGGATGATATTCAGG gaCATCTTCGAGCAGAGGAGGTTGATAGCATGCTCCTAAGAAATGACAGCGGAATTGAATCGGCTCTGTCCTATGCTAAAGCATGGTCAAAATATACCAAGGATGTAGTCGCATGGGTAGAAAAAAAGCTTAGCTTGG aagtggAGTGTGCTAAAAACTTAGCAAAAGTGGCTGAAACTGCTAAAGCTGTTGTTGGACACCAG GATTATATGCCATTCCAATCGATATTCattaatgcttttcaaaatgataTCGAGAACAATCAACTTTGGCAAcaaacagctgctgctctccagtcTAACAAATTTGTGCAG CCTCTTCTCGGAAGGAAAAATGAGTTGGATAGACAAAGGAAAGATATCAAGGAGCTTTGGCAGcgagaacagaaaaaaatg caagagctggaagctgctctaagaaaagcaaagttgcTATATACACAGCGTCAAGATGAGTATGAAAAGGCAAAATCCTGCACTGCTCGTGCTGAGGAGGAACATCTTAGCTTAAGTGGAAGCTTTGTGAAAGATGTCAGcaagcaactggaaaaaaaacgAAGGCTAGAAGAGGAGGCACTTCAAAAA GCTGAAGAGGCCAATGAACACTATAAAGCAAGCATGGCAGAGAttgaagacaaaagaaatgatTTGGAAAGCTTTAAAAGTGATGTCTTAACACAGCTTCGGGAGCTTATTTACCAGTGTGATCTCACTCTTAAAGCT GCAACAGTTAACCTGTTCCAGCTGCAGCACGCTCAGGTTGTATCTCTTCCCGTTAACTGCCAGTCCCTCTGTGAGAGTGCCAAACTCTATGACCCTGGACAGCAGTATTCAGAATTTGTGAAAAGTTTGCCAAAGGAAGGTGTTCCTATTGAATCAGGTTCTTTTGAAACCCAGAGTTCCCAGGTTGATGG ggTTTTTAATAAGCAGTCAACCAACAGTGTTCATACATCACATGGTAACTTATCTCAGTGTTCAGGAGATTTTTCTGCTCAGACGTTAGATGATGTGGGAAGCCCAATTTATCATCGTTCACAAAAGATTGGAGAGAAGAGATCTTCCAGCAGCACAGATATTCAAG caatgcgAGGGCCGCCACCGTTCAGATCATGGTCAGTTGGCAACCAGAGTGGAGGAATGTGCAGTGATTCTGAAAGTGCAGGGGGAAGCAGCGAGTCACGATCCATGGATTCTCCATCTGCTAGCCCAG GGGATTTTAAAAGACGACTTCCCCGAACACCTTCCACTGGTACAATGTCATCTGCAGATGATCTTGATGAAAGAGAGCCACCATCTCCTTCAGACT GTTTAAATGATCTGACATCTGAAACTGCAAATTCTCCAGGACCTTTTAGAAATGCTAATATGTCCAAAGcagcacaaacacacaaactgCGGAAGCTGAGAGCTCCATCTAAATGCAGAGAATGTGACAGCTTAGTGGTATTTCATGGAGCTGAATGTGAGGAG tGTTCACTCGCATGCCATAAAAAATGCTTAGAGACTTTAGCTATTCAGTGTGGGCACAAAAAACTTCATGGAAGGCTTCACTTGTTTGGAGTAGAATTTGCCCAAGCTGCTAAAAATGTTCCCGATGGTATTCCTTTCATCATCAAAAAGTGTACATCAGAAATTGAAAGCAGAGCACTGAATGTCAAG GGCATCTATCGTGTGAATGGAGCCAAATCAAGAGTTGAAAAACTTTGTcaagcttttgaaaatggaaaggatTTGGTTGAGCTCTCAGAACTCTATGCACATGATATCAGCAATGTTCTCAAGCTGTATCTCCGCCAG CTTCCTGAACCCTTGATTTTGTTTCGGCTTTACAATGAGTTCATTGGACTGGCAAAAGAAAGCCAGAATGTTAATGAGGAACTGGAAGCTAAACAAGCCAGCCCCAAATCAAAGAAAAGACAGTCAATCTGTATTGAACTGAATAGGatcatcattaaaattaaagatcTTCTGAAACAACTGCCTGTACCAAACTACAACACTCTTCAGTACCTTATTGGACACCTTCACAG GGTTACAGAACAgtctgatgaaaataaaatgtcagccAGCAACCTTGGCATAATATTTGGCCCAACCCTGATCAGGCCACGTCAAACAGATGCTACAGTTTCTTTGTCGTCTCTTGTGGATTACCCTTATCAGGCCCGAGTAGTGGAGCTGCTCATAACATACTATGAAAAGATATTCGATGTTTCATTGAAACCACTTCTGAGCACATCTCTATCTGAAGAAGCTGCCATGACAGTCAGAGTTGCTTTATCAGCTGAAGAGAGGgagccacagcagcagaggaagtcaTTTGTTGCTGTAAAGGAA GGTGTTCTGATAGCTCCAAGTGAAAGCAGAGCTTCAGAAACAGCTGCATTGGTTTTGGAATTGAACAATAGCAAGAATACAAAAGAACAAGTAGATACATCTGTAACTG aatGTGTATCATTGCCACTCACTGGAACTAAACCAGAAGTCTCTGGGAAGAGTAATTCTCTGACAGAATCATCAGCTACCAGCATTTTGGATATTAATATTTCTGCTCCAAAAAAGCCAG GTGATGGTGTGAGTCCagcttcagagagagaaaatgattCATTTGTTCTTCTAGGTGaagacagctgtaaaattaACTTATTTCCTGCAAAACCTAACCGTCAGATTACCAAAGTTCCATTGCGGGTTCCAAGGACAAAACCAGCTACTCGCCCTGTGAGCCTGCCTGTAGACCGAATACTTCCTCCATGTGTTttgaatgaaagaaatacaCGAAATGTAGGAGCAGTAAGTCCAGAGAAGCTGGGCAGGTTCCCTACTATTGAAGAAGTTTCAGAGGTGAAGGCACGCCCTGGTGTTCCTACCTGCTGGAGACTTCCTTGTTACAACACCCAGATGCTGCGAAAAACTTGGGACAAGCAATATAAACAGTATGATATCACAGCAAGGACAGCAATGATTGTGACTAATGTGCCTCAGGAGAACCGAGCACTTGAGAGTGGAACTGCAGATGCCTTATCTTCATCATGCAGCGTTGGTAACAATTCAGCTAACGCCATTCTTCTTAGTAAGCCATGTTCTGTTTCTGTCAGGTCAGGAAGGACAGCAACAGAAGGGAATGGTCTTGATGCCAATCCTCTTGCTGCCTTCAGGGCACCAAGAACACTGCAACCACCCCCAGGGACATTTTATAAACCACCctctaacaaaacaaaacaaaatgaagaggGTTCTTTAGCTAAAGCCTGTGCATCAACCAGTGCTAGCTCTGTGCTTCACCAGGATAATACCGCAAGGAGCTCTGCACTTCCATCAGGTGATCCTGAACAAAACACAACTGAACAAAAAACTAGCTCAGAGGATATTAACCCCACAGATCTGAAGCCTACTTACCAGAGACTGAGACCAAAAAGGATCCAAGAACTGGAACACAGGGAAGCTCATTTTGTATAG